In Carya illinoinensis cultivar Pawnee chromosome 7, C.illinoinensisPawnee_v1, whole genome shotgun sequence, the following are encoded in one genomic region:
- the LOC122314980 gene encoding hexose carrier protein HEX6-like: MHCERALEEDMAVGSDITSEGGQYNGKMTPFVVLSCMIAAMGGLIFGYDIGVSGGVTSMEPFLEKFFREVYAKMREDTRISNYCKFDSQLLTSFTSSLYIAGLVASLFASSVTRTYGRKPSILLGGAAFLAGSALGGTAFNVYMLIFGRILLGIGVGFANQSVPLYLSEMAPPKCRGAMNIGFQLCVGIGVLSSNLINFGTEKIKGGWGWRISLAMAAVPASILTLGALFLPETPNSLIQNSNNHEKAKLMLQRVRGTNDVDAELDDLMRASDISKSINHPFKKIIQRKYRPQLVMAIAIPFFQQVTGINVISFYAPVLFRTIGLGESASLLSSVMITGVVGTASTFISMVIVDKLGRRALFMIGGVQMFLSQIMVGSLIAAQLGDYGGMSKGYASLVIVFICIYVAGFAWSWGPLGWLVPSEIFPLEIRSVGQSITVAVNFLFTFMVAQAFLTMLCHFKSGIFFFFGGWVVVMSVFVYFLLPETKNMPIEHMDRVWREHWFWKRIVGEGNEDRKREIIQ, translated from the exons ATGCACTGTGAACGAGCTTTGGAAGAAGATATGGCAGTTGGGTCAGACATAACAAGCGAAGGTGGGCAATATAATGGCAAGATGACCCCCTTTGTCGTCCTTTCCTGCATGATCGCTGCCATGGGGGGCCTTATCTTTGGCTACGATATTGGAGTTTCAG GTGGAGTGACATCTATGGAGCCTTTTCTCGAGAAGTTCTTCAGAGAGGTGTACGCTAAGATGAGAGAAGACACCAGAATTAGCAACTACTGCAAATTTGATAGTCAGCTGCTGACCTCCTTCACATCCTCACTTTATATCGCCGGTCTCGTTGCTTCCTTGTTTGCCTCATCAGTCACAAGAACATATGGGCGCAAGCCATCAATTCTGTTAGGAGGCGCTGCATTCCTTGCTGGTTCAGCCCTTGGTGGTACAGCTTTTAATGTGTATATGCTTATTTTCGGTCGCATATTGCTTGGAATCGGGGTTGGTTTTGCCAACCAG TCAGTCCCTTTGTATCTCTCAGAAATGGCACCACCAAAGTGCAGGGGAGCAATGAACATTGGTTTCCAACTCTGCGTTGGCATAGGTGTCCTATCATCCAACCTCATCAACTTTGGCACTGAGAAGATTAAAGGCGGTTGGGGTTGGCGAATCTCTCTAGCCATGGCCGCAGTCCCAGCCTCAATCCTCACATTAGGTGCACTATTTCTTCCGGAGACACCCAACAGCCTAATCCAGAACAGCAACAACCACGAAAAGGCCAAGCTAATGCTGCAACGTGTCAGAGGCACCAATGATGTCGATGCAGAACTCGACGACCTCATGAGAGCAAGTGACATATCAAAGTCCATTAACCACCCATTCAAGAAAATCATACAGAGAAAGTATAGGCCCCAACTTGTGATGGCAATTGCGattccatttttccaacaagtAACCGGCATAAACGTTATCTCCTTCTATGCTCCCGTACTATTTCGAACAATTGGACTAGGAGAAAGTGCGTCACTTCTGTCCTCGGTTATGATTACTGGGGTTGTGGGCACTGCCTCAACCTTCATATCTATGGTCATAGTGGACAAACTTGGCCGAAGAGCTTTGTTCATGATTGGGGGTGTTCAGATGTTCCTCTCACAAATCATGGTCGGTAGCCTCATTGCAGCTCAGCTAGGAGATTATGGAGGGATGAGCAAAGGGTATGCAAGTTTGGTTATAGTTTTCATATGTATTTATGTGGCCGGGTTTGCTTGGTCTTGGGGGCCGCTAGGATGGTTGGTTCCAAGCGAGATTTTCCCCTTGGAGATTCGGTCTGTCGGGCAAAGTATTACAGTGGCAGTCaattttctcttcacttttaTGGTTGCTCAAGCTTTTCTTACCATGCTTTGCCACTTCAAATCTggcatttttttcttctttggggGATGGGTGGTAGTGATGTCAGTATTTGTGTACTTCTTGTTGCCGGAGACTAAGAATATGCCCATTGAGCATATGGATAGAGTGTGGAGGGAGCATTGGTTTTGGAAGAGAATTGTTGGGGAAGGGAATGAAGATAGAAAGAGGGAGATCATACAGTGA